Proteins encoded by one window of Cyclobacteriaceae bacterium:
- a CDS encoding TerB family tellurite resistance protein: protein METTLTYKLALLHLIHVLVNADGVVDERERQVLETIRREENISDAVFHAFEARILSSATKNVYEHGMKLLEDCSDEEKLQVFAHLYRMALADDDMNMREVRLLFYALRTTQIDFDDVMLVARMAS, encoded by the coding sequence ATGGAAACAACATTGACCTATAAGTTAGCCCTGCTTCATTTGATACATGTGCTGGTAAATGCTGACGGGGTAGTGGATGAACGTGAACGCCAGGTGTTGGAAACCATCCGCAGGGAAGAGAACATTTCGGATGCCGTATTTCATGCATTTGAAGCAAGAATACTCAGCAGTGCCACTAAAAATGTTTACGAGCATGGAATGAAATTGCTGGAGGATTGCTCAGACGAAGAAAAACTACAGGTATTTGCTCACCTGTACCGTATGGCGCTTGCCGATGATGATATGAATATGCGTGAAGTTCGCTTGTTGTTTTATGCGTTACGCACTACTCAAATCGATTTTGATGATGTGATGCTCGTTGCGCGGATGGCCTCCTGA
- a CDS encoding Uma2 family endonuclease, translating into MMKPLIDSPPRTMMEVYKSLPEGTLAELIDNQLVMSPSPLAIHQKTLQKIFRRLSERIEDTGIGEIFIAPFDVYLDEEQNAVQPDIVVVLSKSRSIINPKGHIHGVPDMLIEILSHGNKDHDRVKKKALYERFGVKEYWMVDPETKTTEGYTLKDGVFASLTGETGTFSSPLLGIEINF; encoded by the coding sequence ATGATGAAACCACTGATTGATAGTCCGCCCAGAACCATGATGGAGGTTTATAAATCTCTACCCGAAGGAACGTTGGCGGAATTGATCGATAATCAACTTGTTATGTCCCCATCACCGCTAGCCATTCATCAGAAGACCCTTCAAAAAATTTTCAGGAGACTTTCCGAGAGGATTGAAGACACGGGAATTGGAGAAATTTTTATCGCTCCGTTTGATGTGTACCTTGACGAGGAGCAAAATGCTGTTCAGCCGGATATTGTTGTTGTGCTAAGCAAAAGCAGATCAATCATAAACCCTAAGGGCCATATTCACGGAGTTCCCGATATGCTTATCGAAATTCTCTCCCACGGAAACAAAGATCATGACCGGGTGAAGAAGAAAGCACTGTACGAACGTTTTGGCGTAAAGGAATATTGGATGGTTGACCCCGAAACCAAGACCACGGAAGGCTATACATTAAAAGATGGAGTCTTTGCTTCGCTAACCGGAGAAACCGGAACGTTCTCATCCCCGCTGCTGGGTATCGAAATAAATTTCTAA
- the uvrA gene encoding excinuclease ABC subunit UvrA encodes MARATAQKNIQDSTGYDFIEIVGAREHNLKNVTLSFPRNKLVVITGISGSGKSSLAFDTIYAEGQRRYMESFSAYARSFLGNLERPDVDKINGLSPVISIEQKTTSRNPRSTVGTVTEIYDFMRLLFARAGEAYSYLSGEKMIRQSEDQILDTILQKFKANKLILLAPVVKGRKGHYRELFQQIRKQGFTKVRVDGEVQDITAKMQVDRYKIHDIEIVIDRIVADDKDRVRIGQSINRSLKEGKGVMMVLDEKQKVHHFSKFLMDPVTGLSYDEPAPNTFSFNSPYGACPVCNGLGQVEEITEESVIPDKKLSISRGGILPLGEYRDIWIFKKVEAILKRYRLTLSTPIKDIPKDVLQVLLYGDDVPVAVPSVKYPGTEWNTRFEGIVNFLQKQRDEGSEAIKRWVEDFTVVKTCAECNGTRLKKESLHFKIADKNIAELAELDIDHLNKWFAGLEKRLNEKQRIIATEVLKEIRKRIGFLLDVGLDYLHLNRPLRTLSGGEAQRIRLATQIGTQLVGVLYILDEPSIGLHARDNVKLIKALKDLRNLGNSVIVVEHDKDMMLESDYIIDIGPGAGRHGGQVVAQGDPATFLKSKSTTSAYLKGTVAIPYNKERRTGSGDNLSLKGASGNNLKTVDLSIPLGTFTCITGVSGSGKSTLIHDTLYPILNQHFFNSRREPLPFKKVEGLEHIDKVIEVDQSPIGRTPRSNPATYTGVFTDIRDLFAQLPEAKIRGYKPGRFSFNVKGGRCETCEGAGLRLIEMEFLPDVYVHCETCKGKRYNRETLEVRFKGKSISDVLDMTVEEAVTFFENQPKILRKIKTLHDVGLGYISLGQHATTLSGGEAQRVKLATELSKRDTGKTFYILDEPTTGLHFQDIAHLLDVLQKLVDKGNTVLVIEHNLDIIKAADYVVDLGPEGGDQGGRIVAMGTPETVSKNPASYTGKFLKAELN; translated from the coding sequence ATGGCCAGGGCTACAGCGCAAAAAAACATTCAGGATTCCACCGGGTACGACTTCATTGAAATTGTTGGGGCGCGTGAGCACAACCTGAAAAATGTTACCCTCTCATTTCCCCGTAACAAACTGGTGGTAATTACCGGAATCAGCGGAAGCGGAAAATCATCATTGGCTTTTGATACGATTTATGCCGAAGGGCAGCGCAGGTACATGGAAAGTTTTTCGGCTTACGCCCGTAGCTTCCTGGGCAACCTGGAGCGACCCGATGTAGACAAGATAAACGGCCTGAGCCCGGTAATCTCCATTGAACAAAAAACTACTTCGCGTAACCCGCGGTCAACAGTTGGTACGGTTACGGAGATATACGACTTCATGCGCCTGTTGTTTGCGCGTGCAGGAGAAGCTTACTCGTATTTGAGCGGAGAGAAAATGATTCGCCAATCAGAAGATCAGATTCTGGACACCATCCTGCAAAAATTTAAAGCAAACAAATTGATTTTGCTGGCACCGGTAGTGAAAGGGCGTAAGGGGCATTACCGCGAACTGTTTCAGCAAATCCGGAAACAAGGATTTACCAAAGTACGTGTGGATGGTGAAGTTCAGGACATCACCGCGAAGATGCAGGTAGATCGGTATAAGATTCACGACATTGAAATTGTGATCGACCGCATTGTTGCCGATGATAAAGATCGTGTTCGTATCGGGCAGTCTATTAACCGATCGCTTAAAGAAGGGAAGGGTGTAATGATGGTGTTGGATGAGAAGCAGAAGGTGCATCACTTCTCGAAATTTTTGATGGATCCGGTTACCGGTCTTTCGTATGATGAGCCTGCCCCCAATACGTTTTCATTTAACTCACCCTATGGCGCATGCCCGGTTTGCAACGGCTTGGGACAGGTGGAAGAGATCACAGAAGAATCGGTTATACCAGATAAAAAATTGAGCATCAGCCGGGGAGGAATTTTACCATTGGGTGAATACCGCGACATCTGGATATTTAAAAAAGTAGAAGCCATACTGAAGCGGTATAGGCTTACGCTGAGTACACCCATAAAGGATATTCCAAAAGATGTGCTGCAGGTGTTGTTGTATGGTGATGATGTACCCGTAGCGGTACCATCTGTGAAATATCCGGGAACAGAGTGGAACACGCGCTTTGAAGGCATTGTAAATTTTTTGCAAAAGCAACGCGATGAAGGCTCGGAGGCGATTAAACGTTGGGTGGAAGATTTTACTGTAGTAAAAACCTGTGCTGAATGTAACGGCACACGCTTAAAGAAGGAATCGCTTCATTTTAAAATAGCCGATAAAAATATTGCCGAACTGGCTGAGTTGGATATCGACCATTTGAACAAGTGGTTTGCCGGACTGGAAAAACGACTCAATGAAAAGCAGCGAATCATTGCCACGGAGGTATTGAAAGAAATTCGTAAGCGCATTGGCTTTTTGTTGGATGTTGGGTTGGACTACCTGCATTTAAACCGACCCCTTCGAACACTTAGTGGAGGTGAAGCGCAACGCATTCGGTTGGCCACGCAAATCGGTACACAGTTGGTAGGCGTGCTGTATATTTTGGATGAACCAAGCATTGGCCTGCACGCACGCGACAATGTGAAACTGATCAAAGCATTAAAAGATTTACGCAACCTGGGCAACTCGGTAATTGTAGTGGAGCACGATAAGGACATGATGCTCGAATCCGATTACATCATTGATATCGGGCCTGGGGCCGGGCGGCATGGCGGGCAGGTGGTGGCGCAAGGTGATCCTGCTACATTTTTGAAATCGAAGAGTACAACATCAGCCTATTTAAAGGGCACGGTCGCTATTCCCTATAATAAAGAAAGGCGCACGGGATCAGGAGATAATTTATCCTTAAAAGGAGCTAGCGGCAATAATCTGAAAACGGTCGACCTGAGTATTCCGTTGGGAACGTTTACGTGTATTACAGGCGTTTCGGGTAGCGGAAAATCGACTTTGATTCACGATACGCTTTACCCGATTTTGAATCAGCATTTCTTCAATTCTCGAAGAGAGCCCTTGCCCTTTAAAAAAGTAGAGGGCCTTGAGCACATCGACAAGGTGATTGAGGTGGATCAATCGCCTATTGGAAGAACGCCACGATCCAACCCGGCCACCTACACCGGTGTGTTTACTGACATTCGCGATTTGTTTGCCCAATTGCCGGAAGCAAAAATCCGTGGGTATAAACCGGGGCGATTTTCATTCAATGTAAAAGGCGGAAGATGTGAAACCTGTGAAGGTGCCGGCCTGCGCCTGATTGAAATGGAGTTTTTGCCCGATGTGTATGTGCATTGTGAAACCTGTAAGGGCAAGCGCTACAACCGCGAAACCTTGGAAGTTCGCTTTAAAGGAAAATCCATTTCGGATGTGCTGGACATGACCGTGGAAGAAGCGGTTACATTTTTTGAAAACCAACCGAAGATTTTACGCAAGATCAAAACCCTGCATGATGTTGGGCTGGGTTATATTTCACTTGGTCAGCATGCCACCACGTTATCCGGAGGTGAAGCACAACGGGTGAAACTAGCCACCGAACTTTCAAAACGCGATACCGGAAAAACATTTTACATTCTGGATGAGCCAACCACCGGCTTACACTTTCAGGATATTGCGCACTTGCTGGACGTACTGCAAAAGCTGGTTGATAAAGGCAACACCGTTCTGGTTATTGAGCACAACCTGGATATCATTAAAGCAGCCGATTATGTGGTTGATCTGGGGCCGGAAGGAGGCGATCAAGGGGGAAGAATTGTGGCGATGGGCACACCCGAGACGGTATCAAAAAATCCGGCCAGCTATACCGGTAAATTTTTAAAGGCTGAATTAAATTAA
- a CDS encoding CotH kinase family protein: MKRLALLLLFIHPALWAQLINPSIDAVYRPDELAIIRLTMAPTDKAFLLHPDNVESEVYLEATFHMVNSQLDTILEKKVGIRLRGNTSRYHEKKPFKIDFREFGGKKFFDYKKFNLKPNVNDPSHFREPLSLLCFREMDIPAARTFPLQLYINDEYMGVYTNVEQIDDEFLNDRYGHEEGFLYKCSFGATLMNDGQVFNESVFESEINEEDDTRAELNHFVHVLNTTSTASFATEIVKVFNVDKYLRQLAVEALIGHWDGYSYNMNNYYLFYNGEEKRFEYFPYDADNTWGIDWVNRDWATRDLNAWARTELPMPLTKRILNVPAFKQQYVHYLAEVLEKVFNEEFILPKLEAYKILLTDAVQEDSYFNKSFGFTHTHFLQSFTIGMGDNHVKYGLAEFLDVRTRHAIQQIPELSGNDELTVSVHPNPSNQPELYYFTPSGLVKQVRVYSSTGTTLGISAERMPDDRIRITLPDHAPGGLYFVHVDEKVFRWMYAAK, from the coding sequence ATGAAACGGCTGGCCCTCCTTCTCCTATTTATTCATCCCGCCCTTTGGGCACAGCTAATAAACCCCAGCATTGATGCGGTTTACCGCCCTGACGAACTAGCCATTATCCGGCTTACCATGGCGCCAACAGACAAAGCCTTTTTGCTCCATCCGGATAATGTAGAAAGCGAGGTTTACCTGGAAGCAACTTTTCATATGGTCAACTCACAGTTGGATACAATTCTTGAAAAGAAAGTGGGCATCCGTTTGCGTGGTAACACCTCACGGTATCATGAAAAGAAACCATTCAAAATCGACTTTCGGGAATTTGGGGGTAAAAAGTTTTTCGACTACAAAAAATTCAACCTCAAGCCCAACGTTAATGACCCCTCGCATTTTCGTGAACCTCTTTCACTACTGTGTTTTCGCGAAATGGATATTCCGGCTGCACGTACTTTTCCTTTGCAACTGTACATCAACGATGAATACATGGGTGTGTACACTAATGTTGAACAGATCGATGATGAATTTTTAAACGACCGATACGGACACGAAGAAGGATTCCTGTATAAATGCAGTTTTGGTGCTACGTTGATGAATGATGGTCAGGTTTTTAATGAATCGGTATTTGAATCGGAAATCAATGAAGAGGATGACACCCGCGCAGAACTCAATCATTTTGTGCATGTGCTTAACACTACATCAACCGCAAGCTTTGCCACCGAGATTGTAAAAGTTTTTAATGTTGACAAATACTTGCGTCAATTGGCTGTAGAAGCATTGATCGGCCACTGGGATGGGTATAGTTACAACATGAACAACTACTACCTGTTTTATAACGGAGAAGAAAAGCGGTTTGAATATTTTCCATACGATGCCGACAATACTTGGGGCATTGATTGGGTAAACCGTGATTGGGCCACCCGGGATTTAAATGCCTGGGCAAGAACAGAACTTCCGATGCCCTTAACAAAACGAATTCTTAATGTGCCTGCATTCAAACAACAGTATGTGCATTACCTGGCTGAGGTTTTGGAGAAAGTTTTTAACGAAGAATTTATTCTGCCAAAGCTTGAAGCTTACAAAATTCTGCTTACTGATGCCGTGCAGGAAGATTCCTATTTCAATAAATCGTTCGGTTTTACGCACACCCACTTTCTTCAATCCTTCACCATCGGAATGGGAGACAATCACGTCAAGTATGGTCTTGCTGAATTTTTAGATGTCAGAACCCGCCATGCGATTCAACAAATACCGGAGTTAAGCGGGAACGATGAGTTAACCGTTTCGGTGCATCCAAATCCTTCAAACCAACCTGAGCTTTACTACTTTACACCCTCAGGCCTCGTAAAGCAAGTGCGTGTTTATTCTTCTACCGGTACCACGTTGGGAATATCCGCTGAGCGCATGCCCGATGATCGCATACGCATAACCCTACCCGATCATGCTCCAGGTGGTTTGTATTTTGTTCATGTAGACGAAAAGGTGTTTCGTTGGATGTATGCCGCGAAATGA
- the gdhA gene encoding NADP-specific glutamate dehydrogenase, with product MHLEILDRIQQRNPNEPEFLQAAEEVIISIWPALEKHKDLQRLKILERILEPERMISFRVTWLDDKGEIQVNRGYRVQMNSAIGPYKGGLRFHPSVTPSVLKFLAFEQIFKNALTGIPMGGGKGGSDFDPKGKSDHEVMKFCQAFMSELYRHISHRLDVPAGDIGVGTREIGYLFGAYKKFKNEFSGVLTGKGIGWGGSLIRPEATGYGLIYFAENMLQTKGDSIKGKICLVSGSGNVAQYAIEKINKMGGKVITASDSNGYIVDEAGITKEKLEFLKDLKNNKRGRIKEYADKYKSAVYHDLDETADHNPLWNIKADCAFPCATQNEINEADASNLIKNGVRLVGEGANMPVTIEGINVLLDNGVMYSPGKASNAGGVATSGLEMTQNYMGTFWSKEEVDARLQGIMKNIHDTCLAAANEYGKPGNYMVGANIAGFLKVANAMKAQGII from the coding sequence ATGCACCTCGAAATACTTGATCGCATCCAACAGCGAAATCCCAATGAACCAGAGTTCTTACAGGCAGCAGAAGAAGTAATCATCTCCATCTGGCCTGCCCTTGAAAAACACAAAGACCTGCAAAGACTAAAAATCCTAGAGCGCATTCTTGAACCCGAGCGTATGATCTCCTTTCGGGTAACCTGGCTTGACGATAAAGGAGAAATTCAGGTAAACCGGGGTTATCGCGTTCAAATGAACAGCGCCATTGGTCCATACAAAGGCGGACTTCGTTTTCACCCTTCCGTTACGCCTAGTGTGTTGAAGTTTCTTGCCTTTGAACAAATTTTCAAAAATGCACTTACCGGTATCCCCATGGGGGGTGGCAAAGGTGGTTCCGATTTCGATCCGAAAGGAAAATCAGATCATGAGGTGATGAAATTTTGCCAGGCTTTTATGAGTGAACTGTATCGCCATATTAGTCATAGGCTTGATGTACCTGCGGGCGATATCGGTGTGGGCACACGTGAAATTGGTTACCTGTTTGGCGCTTATAAAAAATTCAAAAATGAATTTTCGGGTGTGCTTACCGGTAAAGGCATTGGCTGGGGAGGGAGTTTGATTCGTCCGGAGGCAACAGGCTACGGCCTGATCTATTTTGCTGAAAACATGTTGCAAACCAAGGGCGATTCGATCAAAGGAAAAATCTGCCTGGTTTCCGGATCGGGAAATGTGGCACAATACGCCATTGAAAAAATCAACAAGATGGGTGGTAAGGTTATTACGGCATCCGATTCAAACGGCTACATTGTTGACGAAGCCGGTATCACAAAAGAGAAGCTTGAGTTTTTAAAAGATCTAAAAAACAACAAGCGCGGTCGCATTAAAGAATATGCCGATAAATATAAAAGTGCCGTGTATCATGATCTTGATGAAACCGCTGATCACAACCCATTGTGGAATATAAAAGCCGATTGTGCTTTCCCTTGCGCCACACAAAATGAAATAAATGAAGCGGATGCCAGCAACCTGATTAAAAATGGCGTGCGGCTGGTTGGTGAAGGCGCCAACATGCCGGTGACTATTGAAGGCATTAATGTGCTACTTGATAACGGTGTTATGTATTCACCCGGCAAAGCATCAAATGCAGGTGGCGTAGCCACATCCGGATTGGAAATGACCCAGAACTATATGGGTACCTTCTGGAGCAAAGAAGAGGTTGATGCCCGTTTACAAGGCATCATGAAAAACATTCACGATACGTGCCTGGCCGCAGCCAACGAATATGGTAAACCGGGCAACTACATGGTGGGCGCCAACATTGCCGGCTTTTTAAAAGTGGCCAATGCCATGAAAGCACAGGGCATCATTTAA
- a CDS encoding aldo/keto reductase yields MEKKKLHPDGPEFSRMITGVWRWKELSTSAIERLIHQSVDAGITTFDHADIYGDYSCEEQFGVVLKGNSSLRKKIQLVTKCGIKLLSEKRPEHHVKHYDTSRRHIINSVEQSLKNLHTDYLDLLLLHRPDPLMHPEEVAEAFGLLKQNGKVLHFGVSNFTPTQFEMLQSYVHDPLVTNQVELSLFQHQALFDGTVDVLMKHHVSPMAWSPLGGGKFFSSSGGDDAVNMPLEKMATQYTCSVSQLLLAWLLRHPSGILPILGTTNPDRIQEGADAINIKLDRQDWFEMLKVVTGNDVA; encoded by the coding sequence ATGGAGAAAAAGAAGTTACATCCGGATGGCCCGGAGTTTTCGCGGATGATTACAGGTGTTTGGCGTTGGAAGGAATTATCAACATCAGCTATTGAAAGATTGATTCATCAATCCGTTGATGCTGGCATTACCACGTTTGATCATGCTGATATTTATGGTGACTATTCCTGTGAAGAACAATTCGGAGTGGTGCTGAAGGGAAATTCATCCCTGCGAAAAAAAATTCAATTGGTTACAAAATGTGGCATTAAGTTACTGTCTGAAAAGCGTCCGGAGCATCATGTTAAGCATTATGATACATCAAGAAGACATATCATTAATTCAGTTGAGCAGTCATTAAAAAATTTGCATACGGATTACCTCGACTTGTTACTGTTGCACCGTCCTGATCCGTTGATGCACCCTGAGGAAGTTGCGGAAGCTTTTGGCTTATTAAAACAAAATGGAAAGGTGTTGCATTTTGGAGTTTCTAACTTTACACCCACGCAATTTGAAATGCTTCAATCGTATGTGCATGATCCGCTTGTTACCAATCAGGTTGAGCTTTCGTTGTTTCAACATCAGGCATTGTTTGATGGTACGGTTGACGTGCTTATGAAACACCACGTTTCACCAATGGCGTGGTCGCCTTTGGGCGGGGGAAAATTTTTCTCTTCTTCAGGTGGAGATGATGCGGTAAATATGCCTTTGGAAAAAATGGCCACACAATACACGTGCAGTGTTAGTCAGCTTTTGCTGGCGTGGCTACTTCGTCATCCATCGGGTATTTTGCCGATACTGGGCACCACTAATCCTGATCGAATACAAGAAGGCGCTGACGCAATTAATATTAAGCTGGATAGGCAGGATTGGTTTGAGATGCTTAAAGTTGTTACAGGTAATGACGTGGCCTGA
- a CDS encoding RluA family pseudouridine synthase, with product MNHEPEQPDDQDEELLFEHHRIVADPGQSLIRIDKFLNDRLANVSRSKIQKGIDDGFVTVNDKPIKSNYKVHPNDVIVISLPEPPRDTDIIPENIPLNIVYEDDALLVINKSPGMVVHPAYQNWNGTLVNALAYHFKNLPQLPGNEGKPGLVHRIDKDTSGLLVIAKTEKAMTALAKQFFDHSIERTYHAIVWGVPEPAAGTINVNLGRSLKDRRITAPFPNGDFGRHAITHYNLLKDLRYVSLVECKLETGRTHQIRAHMKYIGHPLFNDVTYGGDQILKGTVFTKYRQFVDNCFKLIPRQALHAKTLGFVHPDTKQFMQFDSELPDDFKAVLEKWENYVQHN from the coding sequence ATGAATCATGAACCTGAACAACCAGACGACCAGGACGAAGAACTGCTCTTTGAACACCACCGCATTGTGGCTGATCCGGGGCAAAGTCTTATACGCATTGATAAATTCCTGAACGACCGATTGGCCAACGTTTCGCGTTCAAAAATTCAAAAAGGGATTGACGATGGATTCGTAACTGTTAACGACAAGCCCATTAAATCGAACTACAAGGTACATCCCAACGATGTTATTGTCATTTCATTACCAGAGCCACCCCGCGATACCGATATTATTCCGGAAAACATTCCGCTGAACATCGTGTATGAAGATGATGCCCTGCTTGTGATCAATAAATCTCCGGGCATGGTGGTGCATCCGGCTTATCAAAACTGGAACGGCACATTGGTAAATGCCCTGGCCTATCATTTCAAAAACTTGCCCCAACTTCCGGGCAATGAAGGGAAACCCGGATTGGTTCATCGTATAGATAAAGATACCTCCGGTTTACTGGTGATAGCCAAAACCGAAAAAGCCATGACGGCTTTGGCCAAACAGTTTTTTGATCACAGCATTGAACGCACCTATCACGCCATTGTTTGGGGTGTGCCTGAGCCTGCTGCTGGAACAATCAATGTAAACCTTGGTCGCAGTCTGAAAGACAGGCGCATTACTGCACCGTTTCCAAATGGTGATTTTGGTCGCCACGCCATTACGCATTATAACTTGTTAAAAGATTTGCGCTACGTTTCGTTGGTAGAATGTAAACTTGAAACCGGGCGCACACACCAGATACGGGCGCACATGAAATACATCGGCCACCCACTTTTTAACGATGTCACTTACGGTGGCGATCAGATTTTAAAAGGCACCGTGTTTACCAAGTATCGTCAGTTTGTGGACAACTGTTTCAAACTGATTCCACGCCAGGCACTGCACGCCAAAACCCTGGGCTTCGTTCATCCCGATACTAAACAGTTCATGCAATTCGATTCAGAGCTACCCGATGATTTTAAAGCTGTGCTTGAAAAATGGGAGAACTACGTTCAACACAATTAA
- a CDS encoding histidine kinase, translated as MVDNKKRLYWILQLSVWGAYAGIQIVFSILASGQVISFNRTAFFISEAALFFLATHVFRLYVKRRNWLRLRVPKLIPRVLLASGLMGLMVYVFRIPISLITGRATVIETAFSPDQIAGLSAIYMLFFFLWATFYFTYHFIEQYNKSLKYEAYMTSIELNNLKSQLNPHFIFNALNSIRALVDENPQKSKQAINQLSNILRNSLTFEKKGLTKFEDELKIVKDYLSLESVRFEERLKTDFNIHPQSANFRVPPLMIQTLVENGVKHGISKLTAGGVIHVKTTVENNRLKIQIRNSGQLLNGVRKNKGIGIANTIQRLKLLYGDQASFRMVNENNNFVLTEIVIPQTLVTT; from the coding sequence ATGGTCGACAATAAAAAACGACTTTACTGGATCCTGCAACTAAGCGTATGGGGTGCGTATGCTGGCATTCAGATTGTGTTTAGCATACTGGCTTCTGGTCAGGTCATCAGTTTTAATCGAACGGCTTTTTTTATTTCAGAGGCTGCGTTGTTTTTTCTGGCCACACACGTGTTCCGTCTGTATGTAAAACGGAGAAACTGGCTTCGCCTGCGCGTGCCGAAATTAATTCCAAGGGTGTTGCTGGCTTCCGGATTGATGGGGTTAATGGTATATGTTTTTCGTATACCGATAAGTTTGATAACCGGAAGAGCCACCGTAATTGAAACCGCCTTTTCACCCGATCAGATTGCCGGACTCTCGGCCATTTACATGTTGTTCTTCTTTTTGTGGGCCACGTTTTATTTCACGTATCATTTTATTGAGCAATACAATAAATCCTTGAAGTACGAAGCGTACATGACATCCATTGAGTTGAACAACCTCAAATCACAACTTAATCCGCATTTTATTTTCAATGCGTTGAATAGTATTCGTGCATTAGTGGATGAGAATCCGCAGAAATCAAAGCAAGCCATCAACCAGCTTTCCAATATCTTACGGAACTCACTAACCTTTGAAAAAAAGGGACTCACCAAGTTTGAAGATGAACTCAAAATTGTGAAAGATTACCTGAGTCTGGAGAGTGTGCGGTTTGAGGAAAGGTTGAAAACAGATTTTAACATTCATCCGCAATCAGCCAATTTCCGGGTACCACCACTAATGATTCAAACACTGGTAGAGAACGGAGTGAAGCATGGAATTTCCAAACTTACAGCCGGTGGGGTAATTCATGTAAAGACCACGGTGGAGAATAATCGGTTGAAAATTCAAATCCGCAACAGCGGACAACTGCTAAATGGAGTTAGGAAAAACAAGGGAATTGGCATTGCCAATACCATACAACGCCTGAAGCTTCTATATGGCGACCAGGCATCATTTAGAATGGTCAATGAAAATAATAATTTTGTACTTACGGAGATAGTTATTCCGCAAACCTTAGTAACTACGTAG
- a CDS encoding heavy metal-binding domain-containing protein, producing the protein MLITTTNAIEGKRIVEYYGLVSGETIIGANLVKDLFANITDIVGGRSGVYERTLREAKDTALDEMTQEAMRKGANAIIGVDLDYETLGSGGSMLMVTACGTAVRIE; encoded by the coding sequence ATGCTCATTACAACCACCAACGCCATTGAAGGAAAACGCATTGTTGAATATTACGGTTTGGTTTCCGGTGAAACCATTATCGGTGCCAACCTGGTAAAAGATTTGTTTGCCAATATTACTGACATTGTTGGCGGACGATCAGGCGTTTATGAACGCACGCTTCGTGAAGCAAAAGACACGGCTTTAGATGAAATGACACAAGAGGCTATGCGCAAGGGAGCCAATGCAATTATTGGCGTTGATCTCGATTATGAAACGTTGGGATCAGGCGGCAGTATGCTCATGGTTACGGCTTGCGGTACAGCCGTGCGCATTGAGTAG
- a CDS encoding response regulator: protein MKALIVDDERLARKELMKLLEDHPSIEVVGEAANADEAITMVNELNPDLLFLDIQMPGKTGFQLLEELDSVPMVVFTTAYDEFALKAFEVSALDYLLKPIQAERLSETVSKIMERERNKVNVARGEGDKKLGLNDQVFVKDGERCWFVSLSNIRLFESDGNYIKVYFDTNRPMIHKSLNALDEKLDERAFFRASRKHIINLSWVEGIEPWFNGGLMVKLKGGDKVEVSRRQAAKFKDMMSL from the coding sequence ATGAAAGCCCTTATTGTGGACGATGAGCGCCTGGCGCGAAAAGAATTGATGAAATTATTGGAAGATCACCCTTCTATTGAGGTGGTGGGTGAAGCTGCCAACGCGGATGAAGCCATTACCATGGTAAACGAACTTAATCCTGATTTACTTTTTCTGGATATTCAGATGCCGGGCAAAACAGGCTTTCAATTACTCGAAGAGTTGGACTCAGTTCCCATGGTGGTGTTCACTACGGCATACGATGAATTTGCATTGAAAGCTTTTGAGGTGAGTGCGTTGGATTATTTGTTAAAGCCCATACAGGCTGAGCGACTTTCCGAAACCGTTTCCAAAATTATGGAGCGTGAGCGAAACAAAGTCAATGTGGCCCGTGGGGAAGGAGATAAGAAGTTAGGCTTGAACGATCAGGTGTTTGTAAAGGATGGAGAACGGTGTTGGTTTGTAAGCCTTTCAAACATACGCCTGTTCGAGTCGGATGGTAATTATATAAAGGTGTATTTCGATACCAATCGTCCGATGATTCATAAATCATTAAATGCATTGGACGAAAAACTGGATGAGCGCGCGTTCTTTCGCGCCAGCCGCAAGCACATCATTAACTTAAGCTGGGTGGAAGGCATTGAACCCTGGTTTAATGGTGGGTTGATGGTGAAATTAAAAGGCGGAGATAAGGTTGAAGTAAGCCGCAGACAAGCCGCTAAGTTTAAGGATATGATGAGTTTGTAA